In the Salvia miltiorrhiza cultivar Shanhuang (shh) chromosome 8, IMPLAD_Smil_shh, whole genome shotgun sequence genome, AAGGTCTATTGATGCTTCAGACGCCGTCAAAGATGCCAATTTGCTGTTTCAGCTTTTAGATGGGATTGTGGAGGAAATTGGAGAGGAACTAGTGGTTCATGTTGTGACTGATAATGCTAGCAACTATAAGGCTGCCGGAAAACTATTGATGGAGAAGATGAAGAGTCTTTATTGGACACCATGTGTTGCGCACTGTATTGATTTGATGCTGGAGAAGCTAGGAGAGCTACCTCAACACAAGAATGCATTGATGAAAGCAAGGAAAGTGAGCAACTTCATCTACAATCATGGATTGGTGTTGGCAATGATGAGAAAACACACGAACAGAGAGCTTATTCGTCCGGCAACGACGAGATTTGCTACTGCTTTTTTGACATTGGAGAGTATGATGGAGTTGAGGCAACCTCTACAAGCTATGTTTACATCTACTGATTGGGAAAGGACTACATGGGCCAAGAAAAATGATGGAAAAGAGATTAAAAAGATAATCTTAAGTGATCAGCGATTTTGGCGTGCTGTTCAATATGCCCTAAATACTACAAGGCCATTGGTGAAGGTCTTAAGAATGGTGGACGGTGAACAAATGCCTGCAATGGGATTTATCTATGGTGCCATGGACACAACGAAGGAGGAAATTGCCAAAAATGTGGGGGGTCAGCTTGGGGATTATAAAGAGATATGGGATATAATTGATGCCAAATGGGAGAATCAATTGCATCATGATTTACACGCTGCGGCATACTTTCTAAATCCTCGTTTTCAATATGGTGAAAATTTCTCCAAACATCCTGAAATTAAGAAGGGTTTACTGTGTTGCATGGAGAAATTAATTCCACCCGCCGATCAATTGCAAGCTGATCTTCAATTGGATAATTTTAGATCGTGTGATGGGCTTTTTGGACGATACGCAGCACTGGAAAGTTTCAAAACAAGAACCCCCGGTATGTCttttttatacaaaattttTGTGTATTACTTTTAACCTGCCAAGTATATATATTCTAATGTGTGTGACTGTACAGACCTTCAAGTATCGAATATGCTACTGTTTTATTATGCTAGCGTATGTCTGTGTATTACTTTTAAGTTTTAACCTGCCAACTGCCATGTGTCAATTGCCAAGTGACAAGTGTACAGACcttcaaattatatatatgtattcatAATTTCATATGCTTAATGCTTCTCTATCTAATCTATTAGTAATAGTATAGTATACGTGCTAGTGTACTCAATCTGCCAAGTGTACAGACCTTCAAGTGTATAATCTACTAGAGTACTAGTGTTTCATATTGCTTTTGACATGCCAAGTGTACAATCCACTAATCACTAACCACTAATCTTTATTATTCTTACTAGGAAATTGGTGGACTCAATATGGAGATGAGACCCTTGAGCTACAAAGTTTTGCTGTCAAAGTACTGAGTTTGACATGTTCAGCTTCAGCGTGTGAACGTAATTGGAGTATGTTCAATCAGGTAttgtgtttattattattttctttttttagcaatctgaaaaattatttgtttcgattaataattatatacttCTAATTTTATAGGTTCACACGAAGAAGCGTAATCGTTTGACTACACAGAAGCTCAACTCTTTGGTGTACATCATGTACAATAGGAGGTTGAGAGGGAAACATGTCAAATTGACAAGTAGGGGTGGAGATATAGACCCATTGGAAGTTGATAATTTGGCTTCAGATGATGAATGGTATGTTGGTAATGAGGATGAGGCAAATGAACATCTTCCAATTGAGTCAGGTGCAAGTACACAAATGATTAAGGAAAATGCATCTTCATCAAGGACAAGTAAGAAGAGAAAGAAGAGCACAAATTCAAAAGGTAAACTTTAATTATTAAGTTCTAGTGaatgtaaatttattattattattattctcttcatatatacttatattgtATGTAACTTAGGAAAAAATAAGAGAGTCATGCATTTGATCGATGAGGACGAGAACGAGGAAGAGGATGAGCCTGAAGATGATAATGATGATTTTGAGATAAATCCAACAAATTTGGATGGgaatgatgatgaagatgaggatGTTAATGCTTGGGatgattaaaattttgaatattttacaAACtgaagatttattattatttttatatattttcagcttttagtttaattattttaagacttttaaactcataatttatatatattttaaacttttaaATGGTGTTAtttgttatttaaaattattatgagttttttttttgtgttcgGTCTGAAACCGCCTCGAGGCTTACCGCCTCGCCTCGACGAGGCAAAACGCCTCAATCCCGCCTTAAGATTTTTACAACATTGTGTGTGGCTAGTAATCTTTTATCCTAGGGTTTAGGAAGTATCTTGATTTGGATCTTTAACAGTTTTAAAtctgatttatttatcatttttatgttcttgtgtctgttgtttgctttattgtctgatcaccaatttagcataatcttgggttttaatttgatatcgggagataataattattacctgaacgaaaaacatataacacatttattttaattctaaagggaattggtATTTGTGAGAacattaatcctaggaacttttaggagttgcatgttagaagagTGATTCGGGGACGGTagtcttgcatgtaatcaactgtTTGTATGTCACGGGAGTGTGTATAGACTAGCTTTGAGATTGTCCTATGAGAATTATCTTGATTGTTGAATTGAATCTGTTGAGATTTCCAATATGTTGAAACCTCTACCTTGGGATAATTTATTACTATTTAATTCTTCCctgcagcttgatttatttgttttccagTATTTATATTTCTTAGTTTTAAAATCAAACCTTCAATTCTGTTGTCCGGATAGAGAATAATAATTTAGAAAGAATTAATATTAATTGATCTCTGTGGAATACGGCCtattgcttgctactgtacacaattacACCCGTATAattgcggcgtgttaataaaataagCGAACATTTGTCATCTTGATTTTGCATATAGTTAAACGTAAATATGCATAAGTTTGTGATCCGCATGAATTGAATGATACACATGCGCGTTTATTTTACCTGAAATTGCTATTCCTCCCCGCCTCCCAATTTTTATACTAGAAAACTTTGCCATGTGTTACATTTTTAGTGTGCTGCATGAACAAAATATATGATCCAAATTTAGATTTATCTAAAAGAATAAGATCTACATGATccattttctatatatatatatatatatatatatatatatatatatatatatagggagaggttcaaataagaaccactaaataaaattagaacagagaaccattttaaaccattcgttcatcaagatctacggtggatgcatcatcttggtggatgaatgcagatcctgggttcgaatcctgaagggagcaaaaaatttattattttcggatgcattaaatttaatagcgaatgcattaatttatatagtagatgcattgattttaatggttcttatgttctcacgataagtgtggttctcactataaccgcaccctatatatatatatatatatatatacatgtagggttggactaaaataaaaacacctcttagaatataaaatatgaactatttttagcccttagatcatcaagatctacagttgattcatcaccttgttgcaTGGATtcatgatcctgagttcgaaaCCCAtaagtagcaaaaaaattatttttcgcaatttatAAGGTTACACAACGAATTTATACGTGTTCAACATGGAATTCGTACATTCTagctaatttatatatatgtgcttttttttgatcggacaaaGTAATGTTAAAAGTTAACAGTTAGTACCCCAAACACTCCAAGAAATCACCAAGCCCACCTTATCTTTCCAAACACCAAATTCGCTCTCAATGGGGATCGAACCCGAGTCTCATCACtaaagtgaggacccggtggccaagaccataaatccatccaacagggttacgaatcaaccgtagatcttgatgatctaagggctgaaaattattcttattttatatcgtaagaaatgctcttattttagcacttccctatatatatatatatatatatatatatatatatatagggagaagatcaaatgagaatggacGAATGTGGTGAGAATGAAGAATGATTGTATAAGCTAGTATATATATTGCATAAAATGCTTGTAATTtgaataagctgcttgtaatgactgcataacgaaatttaattaattaaataaaaatttcgctccctccaggattcgaacccaagtaaAAATTTTATGCAGTATTATACtgcagcttatgcaacactatatattaGCTTATggaatcattctcatttctcacgaaagatagcattctcaGTATAACctgtccatatatatatatatgggagcgtTCCAATGAAATTCCCTATATATGGTGAGATCTTACATTAAatttgtaggtgttgatttaatgtatctcTATGGCTCATGTTTATCTGGAGGAGGAAAACTTTTACCTAGGTTCGAATCGTTGAGGGatcgaaaattttactaattttttataatattgttAATCAACACTACATATTATGTGGCTCGCGAGCACGCACCATAATTTTtctcatctaataaattgaaaCATCGTTTTATAATAGTACAAATGTAAGTCCTTTTGTACAGAGTTGTGATTAAATCCATGAAATTGAAATCAGAACAATAATAtctcttcttattcttctttgTTGTCGGGGTTGAAGACACCTATGCCGTTGTCAAAGCCTGGTAAGAGAGTGCGGTTGGGGTCTCTGTAGGGTCAAAGAGATCTGTTTCGATTTGTGCACCCTcgcactactagaaaaacgcccatagataacggattttatccgttatctatgagcaaaaaaagcgttgtgtatagtggtgttatctattataggtgtcatacacaacggtttaaaaaccgttatctatgaagggaaaagataacagtacaaccacacatacataacggttataaaaccgttatctatgaagggaatagataacagtacaaccacacatacataacggttataaaaccgttatctatattgattatacataacggttttcgactgttatgtattataatttatccgttatctattccataatatatattttttcatattatagttaacagttttttatactttttataacggttttaaccgttatctttgatagaatacataacggtttttcaccgttatgtattaagatttttccgttatgtattaatttttttttttttttatcatagttaacagttttttgcactttttataacggttttaaccgttatctttgatagaatacataacggttttttgcactctttataacggttttttgcactttttataacgatttttgcactttttataacgattttaaccgttatctttgattagaatacataacgcttttttgcactttttataacagttttttgcactttttataattgtagtatatttttaaattttgcactttttataaaacgacaaaatgataaaatcaacaataacaatattatatatcattcaaaatattcatacattattatacaaatgaaccaaatatcaagtatacatcatcattgcatattcctattcaaaattgaaaataccaactaccttatagctaaaataaaaatctatcatacaataTTTCTAGCACCAAATCCTCAAGAACTAGTTAGTCAACCTGCTATGATTCTCTGGTTGTCTTTTGACCTCAAAATAATTGTAAAATGATACCCACAGCTTGACCAATTTCCGACATCAAGCATGAAAGTCCTCCTATCACTTTCTCATCTCCACTCTTAGGAGCTTTGCTGACTTTGTTGCCTGTGTTCATAAAATAAATGTCAAATGGAAGCATGTGAAATCAAAATAGGTTTAAAGTCACACAAGGATCATTGTATTTGTATACGAAATGAATGCAAATATGCTCAACAAAAGTCCGAGCAGCATAACCAACTGAATTTCCACCACCTACTATAACATATCTACAACCACAAATACTAACAGACATAAAAGAGTGATTAACGCAAATTCACCTCCAAAAACAAATATATAACATTAGTTAGATGTAATAACCAAGCAACATCGACTTACAATCTTAATTAAGATCTTAATAAAACACGGAGTAAAACACGGTCAGTAATCATACAGAAGACTTGGAATTCTCAGTACCACATCCTATTAAACATAGAGCTACTTACAGATGTTGGAGGTGTTTCATCTTCTCTATCGAGTATGGAAAGCTCTGACTAAATTTGTTCTCAGCGAAGTTTCTGATATGCATTGAAGAGAACCAAAACAGAAATTGACAGAATTTTCTCGATGATGAATGAAGAACACAGAAATTGACAGAATTTTCTTACAATTTCTTCAGACTCTTGAGATTTGAGAGCTCAAATCCAATGCTTCCTGTCAGCCCCAGCCCATGAAGTTTactgaaaaaaaaagaacacaaataAGAAGTCAGAGTCACTATAATAGTCAATCTGTAAGAAGAATCTATATCATCATATCGATAATGAAGAACTACAGGTCGATAATTGATTATCCGATGCATTGAACTCCAGTCCAGGGTGGTTCTGCACAAGGGTCTCCACTCTCTTCTTTCCAATGCTCCAGCTGCATCGGCTTGTTAAGTGACCTGTACAAATTTTGAAGAGCTTGAACTGCATAAcacgagctcgtttatcagtttcctttttttttttttaagaagaaGCAAAACAAGCTAGAATATAGCTGTGAACCAGTGCTGCTCCTATTCTAAACcatcagcaacagcagcagaTTTGTTATTCCAACACTTCTTCTGCTTCGAACAACCTAATTAGCATGCACAGTTTCAGCCCTAACTTTGGGGAAACAAACAGATGAGATGAATTTAAGCAACTTCTTTTCAGAAAGCAGTGTTCAATATTCTCAATTCAGAATAACCAAGAACAAAAAGATGAGATGAactgaaacaagaaaaaaaaactagcgAAAATTCAAGCCATAAATCCCTAAAATTCGAGTCCAAAATGCCCTAAAATTTGCTACCTAATGCACTCTTCAATTTCATTTAGTTGTTACCTGAAGAATGAGGGCGACTGTTGTCGGAGTCAGAGGCTGGAGACAGGTGCCAGGGGTAGTGGTGGTGCGATTGGAGCGGTGGTGGGCGCTGAGCCGACGATGGAGGTTGCtctgcccaaattcaaaaattacgcaaagatagaaatacatatagaaaatggagagagagagagagagagtataccGTGGTGGTGGAAGCGAGAGAGGGGTGATGGGGATGGGGGGCGACGCCAGGCTGGAGAAGGTGGCGGCTAGCGGCTGCTCGCCGGAGACAAAGGCGGCGCAGAGAGGaggtagagagagggagaaggggcAAAACTCTTGTTCGACGCCCAATTATCAACCTCATCTGCTCTCGATTGCAAATTAGAGAATTAGGGCTTTCCCCCTTTCCTGCCTCGAttatgtggagttgagaagagaACCGGCCGTAGAACACCATCGGCTCGCCGATCCTCGGACCACCAGCAACGATGGGCGGGCTCTAGGTCGCGTAGCTCGCCGGTCTTCCTGAGATGGCGACGGCTGGGTTGTTTCGAACAGAGAAGAACTAGGGCTCAACCAATCGAATAGAGAAGAACTAGGGCGCGGGGCAGCAGGGAGGGTGGGCGGCGACGGGCCGGTGCagggcagcggcgccggcggcggagtTGAGAGGGGAGAGAGGGAGTCGAGAGACAGGGAGGAGACAGGATTGGATTCAGCGCGGGATTGGAGAAAATTTTTGAAGAGATTGGGGGAAATTTTGAAGAGAAATAAGGAtttgtctttttctttttttcacttttaatattcaatttttggtatttagatttctaatttagatttttaataaaaaaatgttatgaattttttatttttcaaagtctatatctaggaataaattcaaattttaggataaataatttatttgttattttttaatataatataagataatataatattattttaaaaaaattaataaaaaaaattatac is a window encoding:
- the LOC130998147 gene encoding uncharacterized protein LOC130998147; translation: MSRKDPAWKYGTEIPNPTGKPHKYFECNFCKQQIKGGVARMKDHLAWTHRNVKACPKVPDEVKQEILDYVKRGTTAKEKRQEKFYDMVDAGAYFRGNSNPACEVADDTRSIRGPMDKFLVHVDDNTDGIPDKQAANPPQDMSLHVKEARKQVAMDIGRFFFENGISFNCIESPSFVSMCRSIGLYGKGLKVPSRHELSTWILKEEVKTTDVIVDDIKRSWIQTGVSILSDGWKDMRGRSLINFLVNNPHGTVFLRSIDASDAVKDANLLFQLLDGIVEEIGEELVVHVVTDNASNYKAAGKLLMEKMKSLYWTPCVAHCIDLMLEKLGELPQHKNALMKARKVSNFIYNHGLVLAMMRKHTNRELIRPATTRFATAFLTLESMMELRQPLQAMFTSTDWERTTWAKKNDGKEIKKIILSDQRFWRAVQYALNTTRPLVKVLRMVDGEQMPAMGFIYGAMDTTKEEIAKNVGGQLGDYKEIWDIIDAKWENQLHHDLHAAAYFLNPRFQYGENFSKHPEIKKGLLCCMEKLIPPADQLQADLQLDNFRSCDGLFGRYAALESFKTRTPGNWWTQYGDETLELQSFAVKVLSLTCSASACERNWSMFNQVHTKKRNRLTTQKLNSLVYIMYNRRLRGKHVKLTSRGGDIDPLEVDNLASDDEWYVGNEDEANEHLPIESGASTQMIKENASSSRTSKKRKKSTNSKGKNKRVMHLIDEDENEEEDEPEDDNDDFEINPTNLDGNDDEDEDVNAWDD